A window of Pseudoalteromonas aliena SW19 genomic DNA:
TTAAATTTGCTGTTGTTTGCTTGCGTTGTAATTGGTATAACTCAGCGGCTTGTGGCGCTCGGTAACCGCGCGAAAAGTTTGCATAAAGCGTGTTATTTGTATTGTACTGATAGCTAACCCCAAGCTTTGGCGATAAATTACTAAAGCTATTCTTAGCACTCGCTGGGCGGCTGTATCGGCAGCCACCAAATCCGCATTCACTGCCATCGTCTTTTGTTCTACCTGCTAGCATATTATTGGTGTAGTCGTACCGCATATGCTCGTAGCGCAAACCCGCTGTTACTAACCACTTATTTAATTGCCAATCAACCGATACAAAAGGCGCATAAAGCGTTGCGTTTATATCGTAATCGTAATGCTTACCTTGTGGCACTGTAGCAACTAAAAATGCAGAGCCTTGAGTGGGCTCATTTTGGCTTTGAGTAAAGTCGGCTTGCGTGTATTCGCCATCAAGCCCTATGTTTACTTTTATATTGCTTTGTAAATTATGTTGATAAAGCGATTGAACGCCAAAGCCGGTTTGGCTGTTTTTTTCAAGCGGTGTGCCGGGCAAAAAGTGCTTAAAAAAGTCCATACTTTGCTCGCGAAAATATAACGTAGTAGAGAGCACATCATCGTTGTTTAATTGCCATGTTGCATTGCTCCACGCTCTAAATGCGCGTGCTTTTCTAAATGCGTTTGGATCAAAGTTTTTTTGCGCGAGGTCTTCGTTTTTATAGCTTTCAAAACCGGTAATAAATCCAGCAGTTTGCTGATCTAGGTTTGTGTAAGTTAGCCCAGAGGTCAGTAATAAATTATTATTTGAATAGCGATGGCGAATATTTACTTTTTGTTGCTCTACGCTTTCGTCGTCGCGGTAACCGCTATCGTCGGTAACACTTACGTTAATGCCTATGCCGCTATTACCGTAATCTTGCCCTGCGCGTAATTTGTAGCGAGTATAGCCGTACGAGCCATAATCTAAACCAACTAAACCGCCGCCTTGAGTAGTGTCGGGTGTTATAACATTAATAACACCATGCACAGCGTTTGAGCCATAAAGTGCAGAGCCTGGGCCTTTTAATACTTCAATGCGCTGCGCCATTTCGCTGTGCGCTTCAAATAGCTCGTTTATATTGCAAAATCCAGCGGCTCTCAGTGGTATACCATCCTCTAGGGTTAATATGCCACCACATGCGCCAGCGCCCGAAAGTACTTGTGAACGTAGTGCGGGTAAATACTCTTGACCATTTCCGCGTTGAATATTTGTACCCGCTACACGTTGCAAGGCTTCTTCAATATGGGTAGGTGCTATGCTATTTAACTGCGCTTCACTGAGTGTACTTATTGATAATGGGAGTGGGGTAGAAAGCGCTTCAATACGTGATGCAGTGGTTGTTATGGTTTCTATTGCATCATTATTTTGATTATCGGCAAATGCAGTGTAGCTAAAGGGTAATAACAGTGGCAAAAAATAAGGTTTCATACATTCCTTGAGGACAAAATATAGTGCATTGGCTTTATACTATGTGGTTTTGATATGTATTTAAAGTTGTTACGTTAAAACGCACGTAGCCTATAGATTTTATATGTAACTGAGAGCAGTAAGCATGCCGCTGCTGGAAATAACAACGCAAGCATTAAAAAGTAATTAAATAAAATATAACCTACAATCCCACCGAGTAAAAAGCCGCTAATAATGAGTAAAAAGATAACACATTTGCGGGTATCAAATTGCTCTCCTTTTAATGCTCTGCCAATCATTAAACCAAGATCTGTAAAAATACCGGTTAAATGTGTGGTGCGTATAACCGCACCACTGTAATTAGTGGCTAATGCATTTTGTAGCCCGCACGCAGCAGAGGCTAAAACAATACCGTAAGTGAATGTATTTTCAAGTAAGTAAGCGCTAATTAGTAACAACAGCGCTTCAATAAAAAGTAAGGTGTCGTAATGGCGGCCTAATTTTAATGAACCACCTGAGAGTAAAAATCCAGAAAGTGCCGACCCCAGCATAAAGCTAATTATTACACACAGCAGTAATAGTGCTGTTACTTTACTCGTTATTGCTTTAATACCTAGCAAAGTAACAGAGCCCGATACGTGCGAAATAGCTTGATGTTCAAAACCTAATAACCCCACAGCGTTCACAATGCCCGCTATAAATGCAAGCGTAAACGCGCCATATTCAACCCATTTTGGTAATTTTGTAAACATTAGTTATGCCGTAGTGAGGAAATTTTTTAATCGAGTTAATTGCTTTTATACACTTGATTTTTAAAGCGCTTTATTTGCTCATCAACTAACTTTGTATCAATTATGCCACGTTTAAAGGCAATATAAACAGGGAGCGAAAATTCATTAAGTTGGCGAGCATAAATATTTTTGTATTCTTTTGAATACCATAATCCCGCTTGGTAGTTAGTAATAACGTATTCAACACGTTTTTTTTCAAGTAGTTCAAAGTTTGCTTTGGTTGAGAGTGACTGGATTAAACGGTTACCCTTTATATTGTATTGCGAAGCAATAGTACTGGGTAGAGGAACGCCGCGAAGCATAGCGACGGTGGAGTTTGATAAATCATTAGTGAGCAGTTTGTCGTTATTTAAAGCAAATAAGCCAAATTGAGTAATATGCAGTGGTTCATTAGTAAAATCTAAGTATTTTGCGCGCTCTTT
This region includes:
- a CDS encoding TonB-dependent receptor, coding for MKPYFLPLLLPFSYTAFADNQNNDAIETITTTASRIEALSTPLPLSISTLSEAQLNSIAPTHIEEALQRVAGTNIQRGNGQEYLPALRSQVLSGAGACGGILTLEDGIPLRAAGFCNINELFEAHSEMAQRIEVLKGPGSALYGSNAVHGVINVITPDTTQGGGLVGLDYGSYGYTRYKLRAGQDYGNSGIGINVSVTDDSGYRDDESVEQQKVNIRHRYSNNNLLLTSGLTYTNLDQQTAGFITGFESYKNEDLAQKNFDPNAFRKARAFRAWSNATWQLNNDDVLSTTLYFREQSMDFFKHFLPGTPLEKNSQTGFGVQSLYQHNLQSNIKVNIGLDGEYTQADFTQSQNEPTQGSAFLVATVPQGKHYDYDINATLYAPFVSVDWQLNKWLVTAGLRYEHMRYDYTNNMLAGRTKDDGSECGFGGCRYSRPASAKNSFSNLSPKLGVSYQYNTNNTLYANFSRGYRAPQAAELYQLQRKQTTANLNAEIANNAELGMKGVYEKLRYGVSVYAMSKHNTIYRDSDFFTVNNGSSRHRGIELELDYQLTKTLALNFAGTYAKHTYTNNQVLNGLNINGNDIDTAPRNIANLDLTWQALSNTQFALQWHRVGNYYTVPENINKYQGHDILSLRAQWQVTNNLEVLARVINLTDEAYAERADYTSFTGDRYFPSKPRTAMLSATYTW
- a CDS encoding YoaK family protein, which codes for MFTKLPKWVEYGAFTLAFIAGIVNAVGLLGFEHQAISHVSGSVTLLGIKAITSKVTALLLLCVIISFMLGSALSGFLLSGGSLKLGRHYDTLLFIEALLLLISAYLLENTFTYGIVLASAACGLQNALATNYSGAVIRTTHLTGIFTDLGLMIGRALKGEQFDTRKCVIFLLIISGFLLGGIVGYILFNYFLMLALLFPAAACLLLSVTYKIYRLRAF
- a CDS encoding substrate-binding periplasmic protein, translating into MRTILFFMVSIFSSLLSAAPQKKLRCVTTHYPPFTIYDENSDTFTGLDIEYLTFIERNLNLHIEIVHLPWARVKKEMRLGYYDCYFSLANNKERAKYLDFTNEPLHITQFGLFALNNDKLLTNDLSNSTVAMLRGVPLPSTIASQYNIKGNRLIQSLSTKANFELLEKKRVEYVITNYQAGLWYSKEYKNIYARQLNEFSLPVYIAFKRGIIDTKLVDEQIKRFKNQVYKSN